A genomic region of Glycine max cultivar Williams 82 chromosome 15, Glycine_max_v4.0, whole genome shotgun sequence contains the following coding sequences:
- the LOC112999626 gene encoding VQ motif-containing protein 1 — protein sequence MSTSGCTRAPVKVVIINTQYVETDATSFKSVVQKLTGKDSDILDAKVQRKRHDHKGGVEGRSFLMRDMSFKEFDRLLSEMPPLNDLWAD from the coding sequence ATGTCTACCAGTGGATGCACCAGGGCACCCGTGAAGGTTGTGATCATCAATACCCAATACGTCGAAACCGATGCCACGAGCTTCAAATCCGTGGTGCAGAAGCTTACAGGTAAAGATTCTGACATTTTAGATGCAAAGGTTCAGAGGAAGAGGCATGATCATAAAGGTGGGGTTGAGGGTAGGTCGTTTTTGATGAGAGACATGTCGTTTAAGGAGTTCGATAGGTTGCTCAGCGAGATGCCACCGTTAAACGACCTTTGGGCTGATTAA